In a genomic window of Molothrus ater isolate BHLD 08-10-18 breed brown headed cowbird chromosome 17, BPBGC_Mater_1.1, whole genome shotgun sequence:
- the YTHDF1 gene encoding YTH domain-containing family protein 1 isoform X2: MSATSVDPQRPKGQDNKVQNGSLHQKDTVHDNDFEPYLSGQSNQNSSYPSMTDPYLSSYYPPSIGFPYSLSEAPWSTGGDPPIPYLTTYGQLSNGDHHFMHDAVFGQPGGLGNNIYQHRFNFFPENPAFSAWGTSGSQGQQTQSSAYGSSYSYPPSSLGGTIVDGQTGFHNDTLNKAPGMNSIEQGMVGLKIGGDVTTSAVKTVGSVVNSAGMTGALSGNGGSNVNLPVSKPTSWAAIASKPAKPQPKMKTKSGPVIGGALPPPPIKHNMDIGTWDNKGPVAKVPAPQQIPSPQSVPQPQQPIVQPVPAQPPPLTQPQYQTPQQPPQNRWVAPRNRNAAFGQSGGTGNDTNSAGSTQPNPVPSGESHPVLEKLKAAHSYNPKDFEWNLKNGRVFIIKSYSEDDIHRSIKYSIWCSTEHGNKRLDSAFRSMNSKGPVYLLFSVNGSGHFCGVAEMKSPVDYGTSAGVWSQDKWKGKFDVKWIFVKDVPNNQLRHIRLENNDNKPVTNSRDTQEVPLEKAKQVLKIIATYKHTTSIFDDFSHYEKRQEEEEVVRKERQNRNKQ; the protein is encoded by the exons ATGTCTGCCACAAGCGTTGACCCTCAG AGACCGAAAGGACAGGATAATAAAG TACAAAATGGTTCGTTACATCAGAAAGACACAGTTCATGACAACGATTTTGAACCTTACCTTTCCGGGCAGTCAAATCAG AACAGTAGCTATCCATCAATGACTGATCCTTATCTGTCCAGTTATTATCCACCATCTATTGGGTTCCCCTATTCTCTCAGTGAAGCACCATGGTCTACAGGAGGAGATCCTCCTATCCCTTATCTCACCACCTATGGACAGCTCAGTAATGGGGATCATCATTTTATGCATGATGCCGTTTTTGGACAGCCTGGGGGTCTGGGAAATAATATCTATCAACACCGCTTTAActttttccctgaaaatccTGCCTTCTCAGCTTGGGGAACAAGCGGATCCCAAGGACAGCAGACACAAAGCTCAGCATATGGGAGCAGTTACAGCTACCCACCCAGTTCTCTGGGGGGTACCATTGTGGATGGACAAACAGGATTTCATAATGATACATTAAATAAAGCTCCTGGAATGAACAGTATTGAACAGGGAATGGTTGGACTTAAGATTGGTGGAGATGTTACGACTTCTGCAGTGAAAACAGTAGGTTCTGTTGTTAACAGTGCCGGGATGACAGGCGCCCTCTCTGGGAATGGTGGATCTAATGTAAACTTGCCAGTATCTAAACCAACCTCTTGGGCTGCTATTGCCAGCAAGCCTGCAAAACCACAGcctaaaatgaaaacaaaatctggACCTGTAATCGGAGGAGCGTTGCCTCCTCCCCCTATAAAGCATAATATGGACATAGGTACTTGGGACAATAAGGGTCCTGTGGCAAAAGTTCCTGCCCCCCAACAGATACCTTCTCCTCAGTCTGTTCCACAGCCACAGCAACCAATTGTTCAGCCTgttccagctcagcctcctccatTGACTCAGCCACAGTATCAGACCCCTCAGCAGCCACCCCAAAACCGCTGGGTAGCTCCTCGcaacagaaatgcagcttttggCCAAAGTGGAGGAACTGGGAATGACACCAActcagctggcagcacccagcccaaCCCCGTTCCGAGCGGTGAGTCCCATCCTGTCCTTGAAAAACTGAAAGCTGCTCACAGCTATAACCCTAAAGATTTCGAATGGAACCTTAAAAATGGACGTGTGTTCATAATAAAGAGCTATTCCGAGGATGATATTCATCGTTCCATTAAATATTCTATTTGGTGTAGTACGGAACACGGCAACAAACGCCTGGACAGCGCTTTTCGCTCCATGAACAGCAAGGGCCCCGTGTACTTGCTGTTCAGTGTCAATGGCAGTGGACACTTCTGTGGAGTAGCAGAGATGAAATCACCTGTGGACTATGGCACCAGTGCGGGTGTCTGGTCTCAGGACAAGTGGAAGGGGAAATTTGATGTCAAGTGGATCTTTGTGAAGGATGTGCCCAACAACCAACTGAGACACATCAGGCTGGAGAACAATGACAACAAACCCGTTACAAACTCCCGTGATACACAGGAGGTGCCcttagaaaaagcaaaacaagtgCTTAAAATTATTGCTACTTACAAGCACACGACCTCCATCTTTGATGACTTTTCTCATTATGAAAAGCgccaggaagaggaggaggtggtgcGGAAG gaaCGTCAGAATCGAAACAAACAATAA
- the YTHDF1 gene encoding YTH domain-containing family protein 1 isoform X1 — MSATSVDPQRPKGQDNKVQNGSLHQKDTVHDNDFEPYLSGQSNQNSSYPSMTDPYLSSYYPPSIGFPYSLSEAPWSTGGDPPIPYLTTYGQLSNGDHHFMHDAVFGQPGGLGNNIYQHRFNFFPENPAFSAWGTSGSQGQQTQSSAYGSSYSYPPSSLGGTIVDGQTGFHNDTLNKAPGMNSIEQGMVGLKIGGDVTTSAVKTVGSVVNSAGMTGALSGNGGSNVNLPVSKPTSWAAIASKPAKPQPKMKTKSGPVIGGALPPPPIKHNMDIGTWDNKGPVAKVPAPQQIPSPQSVPQPQQPIVQPVPAQPPPLTQPQYQTPQQPPQNRWVAPRNRNAAFGQSGGTGNDTNSAGSTQPNPVPSGESHPVLEKLKAAHSYNPKDFEWNLKNGRVFIIKSYSEDDIHRSIKYSIWCSTEHGNKRLDSAFRSMNSKGPVYLLFSVNGSGHFCGVAEMKSPVDYGTSAGVWSQDKWKGKFDVKWIFVKDVPNNQLRHIRLENNDNKPVTNSRDTQEVPLEKAKQVLKIIATYKHTTSIFDDFSHYEKRQEEEEVVRKVNLLKNLFYTQIWGK, encoded by the exons ATGTCTGCCACAAGCGTTGACCCTCAG AGACCGAAAGGACAGGATAATAAAG TACAAAATGGTTCGTTACATCAGAAAGACACAGTTCATGACAACGATTTTGAACCTTACCTTTCCGGGCAGTCAAATCAG AACAGTAGCTATCCATCAATGACTGATCCTTATCTGTCCAGTTATTATCCACCATCTATTGGGTTCCCCTATTCTCTCAGTGAAGCACCATGGTCTACAGGAGGAGATCCTCCTATCCCTTATCTCACCACCTATGGACAGCTCAGTAATGGGGATCATCATTTTATGCATGATGCCGTTTTTGGACAGCCTGGGGGTCTGGGAAATAATATCTATCAACACCGCTTTAActttttccctgaaaatccTGCCTTCTCAGCTTGGGGAACAAGCGGATCCCAAGGACAGCAGACACAAAGCTCAGCATATGGGAGCAGTTACAGCTACCCACCCAGTTCTCTGGGGGGTACCATTGTGGATGGACAAACAGGATTTCATAATGATACATTAAATAAAGCTCCTGGAATGAACAGTATTGAACAGGGAATGGTTGGACTTAAGATTGGTGGAGATGTTACGACTTCTGCAGTGAAAACAGTAGGTTCTGTTGTTAACAGTGCCGGGATGACAGGCGCCCTCTCTGGGAATGGTGGATCTAATGTAAACTTGCCAGTATCTAAACCAACCTCTTGGGCTGCTATTGCCAGCAAGCCTGCAAAACCACAGcctaaaatgaaaacaaaatctggACCTGTAATCGGAGGAGCGTTGCCTCCTCCCCCTATAAAGCATAATATGGACATAGGTACTTGGGACAATAAGGGTCCTGTGGCAAAAGTTCCTGCCCCCCAACAGATACCTTCTCCTCAGTCTGTTCCACAGCCACAGCAACCAATTGTTCAGCCTgttccagctcagcctcctccatTGACTCAGCCACAGTATCAGACCCCTCAGCAGCCACCCCAAAACCGCTGGGTAGCTCCTCGcaacagaaatgcagcttttggCCAAAGTGGAGGAACTGGGAATGACACCAActcagctggcagcacccagcccaaCCCCGTTCCGAGCGGTGAGTCCCATCCTGTCCTTGAAAAACTGAAAGCTGCTCACAGCTATAACCCTAAAGATTTCGAATGGAACCTTAAAAATGGACGTGTGTTCATAATAAAGAGCTATTCCGAGGATGATATTCATCGTTCCATTAAATATTCTATTTGGTGTAGTACGGAACACGGCAACAAACGCCTGGACAGCGCTTTTCGCTCCATGAACAGCAAGGGCCCCGTGTACTTGCTGTTCAGTGTCAATGGCAGTGGACACTTCTGTGGAGTAGCAGAGATGAAATCACCTGTGGACTATGGCACCAGTGCGGGTGTCTGGTCTCAGGACAAGTGGAAGGGGAAATTTGATGTCAAGTGGATCTTTGTGAAGGATGTGCCCAACAACCAACTGAGACACATCAGGCTGGAGAACAATGACAACAAACCCGTTACAAACTCCCGTGATACACAGGAGGTGCCcttagaaaaagcaaaacaagtgCTTAAAATTATTGCTACTTACAAGCACACGACCTCCATCTTTGATGACTTTTCTCATTATGAAAAGCgccaggaagaggaggaggtggtgcGGAAGGTAAActtattaaaaaatttattttatacacagatatggggaaaatga